The following coding sequences are from one Paenibacillus sp. JDR-2 window:
- a CDS encoding RsfA family transcriptional regulator, giving the protein MTAVRQDAWSPDDDLILAEVTLRHIREGSTQLAAFEEVGERIGRTSAACGFRWNSCVRKRYEEAIQIAKQQRQKRNYLKKQAIVATPHVSSIAVYDAEERAFSANAVTTEEGLSVDSIIRFLRQFKTTYQDVSRQIKSFEKELKEKDDEIDRLRDENERLSREVNNVQTDYRAVNDDYKTLIQIMDRARRLAVLTHEEEAKPRFKMDANGNLERIE; this is encoded by the coding sequence ATGACAGCAGTCAGACAAGATGCGTGGAGTCCCGACGACGATCTTATACTCGCCGAAGTTACACTACGCCATATTCGCGAAGGTAGTACCCAGCTAGCGGCATTTGAAGAGGTAGGGGAACGTATAGGACGGACTTCTGCGGCTTGCGGTTTCCGCTGGAACAGCTGTGTCCGCAAACGTTACGAAGAAGCGATTCAAATCGCCAAGCAGCAGCGCCAGAAGCGCAATTATTTGAAAAAACAGGCGATTGTCGCAACCCCTCATGTCTCTTCTATTGCCGTTTATGATGCAGAAGAAAGAGCATTTAGCGCTAATGCGGTAACGACGGAAGAAGGTTTATCCGTTGATTCCATTATCCGTTTTCTTAGACAGTTCAAGACCACTTATCAGGACGTAAGCCGTCAAATCAAATCCTTCGAGAAAGAACTGAAGGAAAAAGATGATGAAATTGATCGTTTGCGCGATGAGAATGAGAGATTGTCTAGAGAAGTAAATAATGTTCAGACCGATTACCGGGCCGTCAATGATGATTATAAAACATTGATTCAAATCATGGACCGGGCACGCCGTCTGGCGGTGTTAACGCATGAAGAGGAAGCAAAGCCTCGCTTTAAAATGGATGCAAACGGAAATTTGGAACGAATTGAATAG
- a CDS encoding ketopantoate reductase family protein, with protein MKIHIVGGGAIGLLHAGLLAQAGQEVTVWTRTDEQAKRLQAEGIRLEMLDGVARDIAVNSHSLPSLLAGQAGQAGADAEHAAAWIILTVKQCHIDERLLHQLQRLSSGKSALLCLQNGIGHMDKLAAALPGTLLYAGVTSAGARRIDDARHVRHTGDGPLWFGAYAEDKKDDNLQNLLLNILKSAGFRAGLSNEMKDRIYQKLLINAVINPLTAIYDTTNGELPEHPSRLKLMRSLFEETSAILAADGMKSAADGWQLVMQVCAATATNVSSMLSDVRAGRHTEIDWINGGVSGLARRIGIASPLNDAVTTLVKQLH; from the coding sequence TTGAAGATACATATAGTTGGAGGCGGAGCGATTGGTCTTCTGCATGCCGGTCTGCTTGCTCAGGCGGGACAGGAGGTCACCGTGTGGACGCGCACGGACGAGCAGGCGAAACGGCTCCAGGCGGAAGGCATCAGGCTGGAAATGCTGGATGGGGTTGCGCGTGATATCGCGGTGAACAGCCATTCTCTTCCAAGTCTTCTGGCTGGTCAAGCTGGACAAGCCGGAGCAGATGCTGAGCACGCTGCGGCCTGGATCATTTTGACGGTCAAGCAATGCCATATTGATGAACGGCTATTGCATCAGCTGCAGAGGTTAAGCAGCGGGAAATCGGCGTTACTGTGCCTTCAGAACGGAATCGGTCATATGGACAAGCTTGCGGCTGCTCTTCCGGGCACGCTCTTGTATGCGGGCGTTACGTCTGCTGGAGCCAGACGGATTGATGATGCGCGCCATGTGCGGCACACAGGGGATGGTCCATTATGGTTTGGAGCGTATGCGGAAGACAAAAAGGACGATAATCTCCAAAATTTGTTGCTTAATATACTGAAATCGGCAGGATTCCGTGCGGGTTTGTCGAATGAGATGAAGGACAGGATTTACCAAAAGCTGCTTATTAACGCGGTTATTAATCCGCTTACGGCGATTTACGATACGACAAACGGTGAGCTGCCGGAGCACCCGTCAAGGCTGAAGCTCATGAGATCCTTGTTCGAAGAAACGTCCGCGATTCTCGCGGCAGACGGGATGAAATCAGCAGCTGACGGATGGCAGCTTGTGATGCAGGTATGCGCGGCTACGGCAACAAACGTTTCCTCCATGTTAAGTGACGTCCGGGCAGGACGGCACACGGAAATTGACTGGATTAACGGCGGTGTCTCCGGACTTGCAAGACGCATAGGCATAGCCTCACCGTTAAATGATGCTGTAACAACACTCGTGAAGCAGCTCCATTAA
- a CDS encoding adenosylhomocysteinase — MSTLEKSMIRDIALAPEGHLKIDWASAHMPVLNRIREQFEQDLPFKGLKVTISLHLEAKTAYLAKVVKAGGADVTITGSNPLSTQDDICAALVEDGITVFAKYNPEPEEYKELLIKSLESKPDLIIDDGGDLVTILHTERPDLRENLRGGAEETTTGIIRLKAMEKEGTLSFPMVAVNDAYCKYLFDNRYGTGQSVFDGINRTTNLVVAGKTVVVVGYGWCGKGVAMRAKGLGANVVVTEVDAIKAVEAYMDGFTVLPMSEAAKAGELFITVTGNKDCIRAEHYEVMKNGAILSNAGHFDVEFNKPELAAMSTDIRTVRRNIEEYKLKDGRSIYVLAEGRLVNLAAGDGHPAEIMDTTFALQALGLRYVNEQYANIGNKVVNVPYELDEQVARFKLDSLNISIDKLTPEQVTYLDSWKEE, encoded by the coding sequence ATGAGTACATTGGAAAAAAGCATGATCCGCGATATCGCCCTTGCACCGGAAGGGCATTTGAAAATTGACTGGGCAAGCGCGCATATGCCGGTATTGAACCGGATTCGCGAGCAATTCGAGCAGGATCTGCCTTTTAAAGGTCTAAAGGTTACTATTTCGCTCCACCTGGAAGCAAAAACGGCTTATCTTGCGAAGGTCGTTAAAGCAGGCGGCGCGGACGTAACCATTACGGGCAGCAATCCGTTGTCCACGCAAGACGATATTTGCGCGGCACTGGTGGAAGACGGAATTACGGTATTTGCGAAATACAATCCGGAGCCGGAAGAATATAAGGAACTGCTAATCAAATCGCTTGAGTCCAAACCGGATCTGATTATTGACGACGGCGGCGACCTGGTTACGATTCTGCATACCGAGCGTCCTGATCTCCGCGAGAATCTTCGCGGCGGCGCAGAGGAAACGACAACGGGAATTATCCGTCTGAAGGCGATGGAGAAGGAAGGCACGCTGAGCTTCCCGATGGTTGCCGTGAATGACGCTTATTGCAAATATTTGTTCGATAACCGCTACGGTACCGGCCAATCCGTCTTTGACGGCATTAACCGGACGACAAACCTGGTTGTAGCAGGCAAAACGGTAGTGGTGGTCGGCTATGGCTGGTGCGGTAAAGGCGTTGCCATGCGTGCCAAAGGCCTTGGCGCGAACGTAGTCGTAACCGAAGTGGATGCCATCAAAGCGGTAGAGGCTTACATGGACGGCTTTACCGTTCTACCGATGTCGGAGGCGGCTAAAGCAGGCGAATTGTTTATTACGGTAACGGGCAATAAAGATTGTATCCGTGCCGAGCATTACGAGGTCATGAAAAATGGCGCGATTCTCTCGAACGCCGGCCACTTCGACGTGGAATTCAACAAGCCGGAGCTTGCGGCTATGTCAACGGATATCCGTACCGTTCGCCGCAATATCGAAGAATATAAGCTGAAGGACGGCCGCAGCATCTATGTGCTGGCGGAAGGACGTCTCGTTAACCTGGCAGCAGGCGACGGGCACCCCGCAGAGATCATGGATACAACGTTTGCCCTTCAGGCACTTGGCCTTCGATACGTGAACGAACAATACGCGAATATCGGCAATAAAGTCGTAAACGTACCTTACGAGCTTGACGAGCAGGTAGCACGCTTCAAGCTGGATTCGTTGAACATCAGCATCGATAAGCTTACGCCGGAGCAGGTTACTTATCTCGACAGCTGGAAAGAAGAATAG
- a CDS encoding coiled-coil domain-containing protein, which translates to MAFHRIYVRGRWLFILLIVLMLAICKLPVMAEPQLTEDEQVNQILEKSLSIVEIDKEIARIQTEKEKVIDDMSVTDKRIVQRDQEIMEKREEAGKVLRAYYMGEREILLRAILSFDSIHDLFAMLDYVDIIFSQDRNTLDSYTKEYKSLKEEYAKLDGRKTELEDIENRLQTQRSRVAQLEQQIDGQLAGRSDADRLRLLMQELTNYWESAGLEEVEQYFDALSKAMNKLPSWIEDNKQYLEINGFNYTIHIPEDALNAFLREQDKRFNDFSFRFEDGKVTASGKHDNMDIAVSGHYTVEEKPKNGIVFHVDELLFNGFALPDTTRKSLEDKFDLGFYPGDIIKFIQAKSVEMKDKELTVYLKMKL; encoded by the coding sequence GTGGCATTCCATCGCATTTATGTTCGCGGCAGATGGCTCTTTATCCTTCTTATCGTTCTTATGCTTGCCATCTGCAAGCTTCCCGTCATGGCCGAGCCTCAATTAACGGAGGACGAGCAGGTCAATCAGATTTTGGAAAAGAGCTTGTCTATCGTTGAGATAGACAAAGAAATTGCACGCATACAAACAGAAAAAGAAAAGGTTATAGACGACATGTCCGTCACCGACAAACGGATTGTGCAGCGTGATCAGGAAATTATGGAGAAGCGTGAAGAAGCCGGCAAGGTCCTTCGCGCTTATTATATGGGTGAACGCGAGATTCTGCTGCGCGCGATTCTATCCTTCGATTCGATTCACGATTTATTCGCCATGCTGGACTACGTAGACATTATTTTTTCGCAGGACCGGAACACGCTTGATTCCTACACGAAGGAATATAAGAGCTTGAAAGAGGAATACGCCAAATTGGACGGAAGAAAAACGGAGCTTGAAGATATTGAAAACCGGCTTCAAACCCAGCGCAGCCGGGTTGCGCAGCTGGAGCAGCAGATTGACGGCCAGCTCGCCGGACGTTCCGACGCGGATCGGCTTCGCTTGCTGATGCAGGAGCTGACGAACTATTGGGAATCGGCCGGACTTGAAGAAGTGGAGCAGTATTTCGATGCTTTATCCAAAGCGATGAACAAACTGCCAAGCTGGATTGAGGACAATAAGCAGTACCTGGAGATAAACGGGTTTAATTATACGATTCATATTCCGGAAGACGCTTTGAACGCTTTCCTCAGGGAGCAGGATAAACGGTTTAACGATTTCTCCTTCCGGTTTGAAGACGGCAAAGTAACCGCATCAGGCAAGCACGATAACATGGATATTGCCGTCTCCGGTCATTATACCGTGGAAGAAAAGCCGAAGAACGGCATTGTATTCCATGTCGATGAGCTGTTGTTTAACGGTTTTGCGCTGCCCGATACGACAAGGAAATCACTTGAAGACAAATTTGATCTCGGCTTTTATCCTGGCGACATTATTAAATTCATACAAGCTAAATCAGTTGAAATGAAAGACAAGGAGCTTACTGTTTATTTGAAGATGAAGCTGTAA
- a CDS encoding class I SAM-dependent methyltransferase — MKIGKKSLIIRISEQIAGMPAVGWRAGSTGSADLHCMTFKQYMSLCLYDKQDGYYRSGPVRIGREGDFYTSSAVGAVMAHCLTNYVYDYAVHSAGGHIQLVEWGAGTGRLTMQIQEAWRAKAEQSSALQCRSILVDDHPGHLEEAKRAISSNTSYTALFLSSDEAMQSGRHWQELPAVVLANELLDAFPVNRVTVEQGKLVELGVAGNAEDGFYEVHMPLSDERIAAALQKSGIHLTEGQQTEVNLDAEQWLASLAEVLEAGRVIIVDYGHEAEEYTAKHRMKGTLLCYSGHIASDEPYLRIGEQDITAHVPFTSLRHAAEAGGWRIAYYDTQKQFLIDHGAFELLQNHAETDPFGQTARMNRAVRQLLLSDGMSETFKVLVLDK; from the coding sequence GTGAAAATAGGTAAAAAATCGTTAATCATCCGTATTTCGGAACAGATAGCCGGTATGCCTGCGGTCGGCTGGCGGGCTGGCAGCACGGGCTCTGCAGACCTTCATTGCATGACTTTCAAACAATATATGAGTTTATGTTTATATGATAAGCAAGACGGTTATTACCGTTCGGGACCTGTGCGAATAGGGCGGGAAGGCGATTTTTACACCAGCTCTGCCGTAGGTGCCGTGATGGCGCATTGCTTGACGAATTATGTGTATGACTACGCTGTCCATTCTGCCGGAGGCCATATTCAGCTTGTGGAATGGGGAGCGGGCACAGGGCGGCTTACGATGCAAATCCAAGAAGCCTGGCGGGCAAAAGCAGAACAATCTTCCGCGCTTCAATGCCGGTCTATTCTAGTCGATGATCATCCGGGCCACCTGGAAGAAGCGAAGCGTGCCATCAGCTCAAATACAAGCTATACGGCGTTATTCCTGTCTTCTGACGAAGCCATGCAGAGCGGGCGGCATTGGCAGGAGCTGCCTGCGGTTGTGCTCGCCAATGAGCTGCTGGATGCCTTTCCGGTGAATCGGGTGACGGTTGAGCAGGGAAAGCTTGTTGAACTTGGCGTAGCCGGAAATGCGGAGGATGGCTTTTACGAGGTGCATATGCCGCTCTCGGATGAACGGATTGCTGCTGCATTGCAAAAAAGCGGTATTCACCTAACGGAAGGACAGCAGACGGAGGTTAATCTCGATGCGGAGCAATGGCTTGCAAGCCTTGCCGAAGTACTGGAGGCTGGGCGCGTCATTATCGTTGATTACGGTCATGAGGCGGAAGAATATACGGCGAAACACCGAATGAAAGGGACTTTGCTGTGCTACTCCGGTCATATCGCGTCCGACGAGCCTTACCTTCGAATCGGAGAGCAGGATATAACGGCGCATGTGCCCTTTACGTCGCTTCGTCATGCCGCGGAAGCCGGAGGATGGCGCATTGCTTATTACGATACCCAGAAGCAGTTTCTCATTGATCACGGGGCCTTTGAGCTCCTACAAAATCATGCGGAAACGGACCCTTTCGGTCAAACGGCCAGGATGAACCGGGCGGTGCGTCAACTGCTACTGAGCGACGGAATGAGCGAGACGTTTAAGGTACTTGTGCTGGATAAATGA
- the bshC gene encoding bacillithiol biosynthesis cysteine-adding enzyme BshC produces MNTEHYDLPSAQPLTEAYIHRTDANIDSLYGYHAGREQDWAERLKKLEELSGSRANSAELAEVLRQYNSPYTTPEVDASIRAIAEGAPVIIGGQQAGLWSGALLVIHKAVSIVSGAKWASEKLGRTVVPVFWIAGEDHDWDEANHTYVLNAEQELRKLIVQRPEGPRTSVSRTSVDTDSWNALLEELEQTLPHSDFKPGLLEQLRQIAGQSRSLSDMFAGILAFLFGKEGLVLLDADDPKLRKIEAPMFRRIIEENDELEAAYKSAAEKVKSLGYQLQADVVEGSANLFVFNSASGDERTLLHKRDGQFQDRKATAFWTKEQLLQLAEEQPSQLSNNVLTRPIMQDYLFPVLGTVLGPGEIAYWALTGEAFRKLGMEMPIIVPRMSFTLVEGTIAKHMMKYELSFEDVAKRFEARKQAWLSEQDQLSIEDRFQEVKQSFTAMYGPLLELAGSIQPGLLKLGETNRQKIVEQIEYLEAKTKDAFNKQYDASIRQLDRIALSLWPSGKPQERVINMSGYWNRYGSAWLEKLLELPFSPTGGHQLVYL; encoded by the coding sequence ATGAATACGGAACATTATGACTTGCCAAGCGCCCAGCCTTTAACAGAGGCTTATATACATCGGACGGACGCAAATATCGATTCGCTGTACGGCTATCATGCCGGACGCGAGCAGGATTGGGCCGAGCGCCTGAAGAAGCTGGAGGAGCTTTCGGGCAGCCGGGCGAACTCGGCGGAATTAGCCGAGGTGCTGCGCCAATACAATAGTCCATATACAACGCCGGAGGTGGACGCTTCAATCCGTGCTATCGCGGAAGGCGCGCCGGTTATTATTGGCGGGCAGCAAGCCGGCTTGTGGTCAGGAGCGCTGCTTGTGATACATAAGGCGGTCTCCATCGTCAGCGGGGCTAAATGGGCATCCGAGAAGCTGGGCCGCACGGTTGTACCGGTCTTCTGGATTGCGGGCGAGGATCACGATTGGGATGAAGCGAATCATACTTACGTGCTGAATGCGGAGCAGGAGCTGCGCAAGCTGATTGTGCAGCGTCCGGAAGGTCCAAGAACATCCGTAAGCCGTACGTCTGTGGATACGGACAGCTGGAACGCGTTGCTGGAAGAGCTCGAGCAGACGCTTCCGCATTCCGACTTTAAGCCTGGCCTGCTTGAGCAGTTACGACAAATTGCAGGCCAATCCCGGTCGTTATCGGACATGTTTGCCGGAATTCTGGCCTTTTTGTTCGGCAAGGAAGGCCTTGTTCTTCTGGATGCGGATGATCCAAAGCTCCGCAAAATCGAAGCGCCGATGTTCCGCCGCATTATTGAGGAGAACGATGAGCTGGAAGCGGCTTATAAATCCGCGGCGGAGAAAGTGAAATCGCTTGGTTACCAGCTGCAGGCGGATGTCGTGGAAGGCAGCGCGAACCTGTTTGTATTTAACTCGGCGAGCGGAGATGAGCGGACGTTGCTGCACAAGCGTGACGGGCAGTTCCAGGACCGGAAGGCCACAGCTTTCTGGACGAAGGAGCAGCTGCTTCAGCTGGCGGAGGAGCAGCCTTCCCAGCTCAGCAATAACGTACTTACAAGGCCGATTATGCAGGATTATTTGTTCCCGGTGCTTGGAACTGTTTTGGGTCCGGGCGAAATTGCGTATTGGGCATTAACAGGCGAAGCTTTCCGTAAGCTAGGAATGGAAATGCCGATTATTGTGCCGCGTATGTCCTTCACCCTGGTAGAAGGTACCATTGCGAAGCATATGATGAAATATGAGCTGTCTTTCGAGGATGTGGCGAAGCGTTTCGAAGCCCGCAAGCAAGCGTGGCTGTCCGAGCAGGATCAGCTTTCCATCGAAGACCGCTTCCAAGAAGTGAAGCAGTCGTTTACTGCGATGTATGGACCGCTGCTTGAGCTTGCCGGCTCCATTCAGCCGGGTCTTCTGAAGCTGGGAGAGACGAACCGCCAGAAGATTGTTGAGCAGATCGAGTATTTGGAAGCCAAAACGAAGGATGCATTTAATAAGCAATACGACGCTTCGATACGTCAGCTTGACCGCATTGCGCTTTCGCTCTGGCCGAGCGGCAAACCGCAGGAGAGAGTTATCAACATGTCCGGCTACTGGAACCGTTACGGCTCCGCATGGCTGGAGAAGCTGCTTGAGCTTCCGTTCAGTCCAACAGGCGGACATCAGCTCGTCTATTTATGA
- a CDS encoding DUF2626 domain-containing protein: MARMYRVLGFWTLVIGLMAFAGHMTEFALLFFAQAVAFVFLGYLKFSERTYILMFWGYMAISFVGFTYWTVFKMGNPF, from the coding sequence ATGGCACGCATGTATCGGGTACTCGGTTTTTGGACTCTTGTGATCGGCTTGATGGCCTTCGCAGGTCACATGACTGAATTCGCACTTCTGTTTTTTGCACAAGCGGTGGCTTTCGTTTTCCTGGGTTATCTCAAATTTAGCGAACGAACATACATACTCATGTTCTGGGGATATATGGCAATTTCGTTTGTAGGCTTTACTTACTGGACCGTATTCAAAATGGGCAACCCCTTCTAA
- a CDS encoding DUF3397 domain-containing protein: protein MGFLWDSIKYVYAYLAVIPVIPFLLVYFGYGMFSDDRKKAFQLAMDVTTALLIGCVAVLFDSIFNSSFGLYAIILFMLLGGGLLGNMQFRKRGNVNVKRVFRAVWRLGFFTMSMAYLLLMFIAIGQKIFSA, encoded by the coding sequence ATGGGCTTTTTATGGGACAGCATAAAATATGTCTACGCCTATTTGGCAGTAATACCTGTCATTCCGTTTCTTCTGGTTTATTTCGGGTATGGCATGTTTTCAGACGATAGAAAAAAAGCGTTCCAGCTGGCGATGGATGTTACAACCGCGCTTCTGATCGGATGCGTGGCTGTATTGTTTGACTCCATATTTAACAGCTCATTTGGACTGTATGCTATAATTCTTTTTATGCTGCTTGGCGGCGGATTGCTGGGCAATATGCAGTTCCGCAAACGCGGAAACGTAAATGTGAAGCGGGTGTTTCGCGCCGTGTGGCGACTGGGTTTCTTTACGATGAGTATGGCGTATCTGCTGCTGATGTTTATTGCGATCGGACAAAAAATCTTTTCCGCGTAA